In the Leptospira limi genome, one interval contains:
- a CDS encoding peptidase domain-containing ABC transporter, with protein MQSEVRRNLEKIRNVFRSNYLLAELDDSEREALIPFIEVKFVRIGQILIKANQMPEYIHFVLTGKFGMKQNKEDLHLGRYAFVEEGESIGERITLTKTPSKHDYYALEPSIVLLLPTSRFLKLVESHPEIAEKAKHREEEQEKFHYVRKLSFFDELSPEEIKSILKSIQLIKVPQGEFIFVEGESGESAYIVRSGKVQIRTENPRKIISIMKSGDILGEIAIFKQQKRLASAITAEDSELYQIPGNVFRKVIGAEKGNKLEEIVQSRLLRYSTYKSKEKEENSIRPFVSKRFEIRKTTRTILIEQVTTDQMSLVGLVCSELALRTFDKALPSNWKIRIKNELSRNIVPGIFELAIELEKLGFLTKQLHIPFSELNSLENPVFITDDENIPCLLYLVDSELDAILISHPIKGVYELSTEQFLKLWDGVILQFSLAPSSLSAEVSLISFFKELRMLFSPKKKEIRWVMVATFFSAILSLSLPYLIRQIVDQVLVFSDRNFLFTIVFGVTLSVFFQSLFSLFRNLISIGLMQNLEYNYFVRFFQHILNLTLPEFRKFETGDFTQRLKENQRILEITQRSGLFLILDLITLPIYLFILFRLDGGLSFVGLFFLIVYAIVVVRSSSKIKKLQKHSFDSKKKTTSFFLSLFSGIQLIKASSIESRYLAKGLNEIARTILTNLRVGKRVHILELISKFFEQIGLISVIAYGVNLVLAERLSLGSFLGFLILYSLLMEPIVRLCHLYEDLNELRESRMRLTEIYSLPGEMVSLRPFGELPRLSGRIKLDNVSFRYSEGSPEILKDINLDIEAGEKIAIVGRSGCGKSTMMRIMMGTLSPTKGKVFVDSFDLSTLDPEEVRIQFGAVEQNPILFSGTITENLSKKNPSLHMESLLAGAKLASVDQFVDRFPMKYETKIGESGVGLSGGQKQRLAIARALVTNPSILFLDEPTSALDSETEAHIQSQWETVFLDRTVIQISHRLHSTVSADKIIVLDEGRIVEMGTHAELIQTKGYYYHLFPTLTEEESHV; from the coding sequence GGAAGGTATGCATTCGTTGAAGAAGGTGAGTCGATAGGAGAAAGGATCACTTTAACAAAAACACCATCAAAACATGATTATTATGCACTAGAACCTTCTATTGTTTTATTATTGCCAACTTCTCGTTTTTTGAAGTTAGTTGAATCTCATCCTGAAATTGCAGAAAAAGCAAAACACAGAGAAGAAGAACAAGAAAAATTCCATTACGTTCGCAAACTAAGTTTTTTTGATGAATTGTCTCCAGAAGAAATTAAATCCATTCTAAAATCGATACAACTCATTAAAGTTCCTCAAGGTGAATTCATTTTTGTTGAAGGTGAGTCTGGAGAATCAGCTTACATCGTCCGTTCTGGAAAAGTTCAAATCAGAACTGAAAATCCGAGGAAAATCATCTCGATCATGAAATCGGGGGATATACTTGGTGAAATTGCAATCTTTAAACAACAAAAAAGATTAGCAAGTGCCATCACAGCAGAAGACTCCGAACTCTATCAAATTCCAGGAAATGTTTTTCGTAAGGTTATTGGTGCGGAAAAAGGGAACAAACTTGAAGAGATTGTCCAATCACGACTCTTACGGTATTCCACATATAAATCCAAAGAAAAAGAAGAAAATTCAATTCGTCCTTTTGTTTCTAAACGATTTGAAATCAGAAAAACAACTCGAACGATTTTAATTGAACAAGTGACAACAGACCAAATGAGCCTAGTTGGTTTGGTTTGTTCCGAATTGGCATTAAGGACATTTGATAAAGCACTCCCTTCAAATTGGAAAATTAGAATAAAAAATGAACTAAGTCGAAATATTGTTCCTGGGATATTTGAATTAGCAATTGAATTAGAAAAACTTGGTTTTTTAACAAAACAACTTCATATTCCATTTTCAGAATTAAATAGTTTAGAGAATCCTGTATTCATTACTGATGATGAAAATATACCGTGTTTATTGTATTTAGTTGATTCAGAGTTAGATGCAATTTTAATCTCACATCCCATTAAAGGTGTGTATGAATTATCAACTGAACAATTTCTAAAACTTTGGGACGGAGTGATTTTACAATTTTCTCTTGCTCCAAGCAGTTTGTCAGCAGAAGTAAGTTTGATTAGTTTTTTTAAAGAACTAAGGATGTTATTTAGTCCCAAAAAGAAAGAAATTCGTTGGGTAATGGTGGCGACTTTTTTTTCAGCAATCTTATCTCTTTCATTGCCTTATTTAATACGCCAGATTGTTGACCAAGTTTTAGTTTTTTCTGATCGTAACTTTTTATTTACAATTGTATTTGGAGTAACTCTTTCCGTATTTTTTCAATCCTTGTTTTCCCTGTTCCGAAATTTGATCTCGATTGGACTCATGCAAAATTTGGAATATAATTACTTTGTTCGATTTTTTCAACATATCTTGAATCTAACTCTACCAGAGTTTCGAAAATTTGAAACTGGAGATTTTACACAAAGACTAAAAGAAAACCAAAGAATTTTAGAAATCACACAAAGATCGGGTTTGTTTTTAATTTTGGACCTTATCACACTTCCGATTTATTTATTCATTTTATTTCGATTGGATGGTGGATTATCATTTGTAGGATTATTTTTCTTAATCGTTTATGCAATTGTAGTCGTTCGTTCCAGTTCAAAAATCAAAAAGTTGCAAAAACATAGTTTCGATTCTAAGAAAAAAACTACTTCTTTTTTTCTATCTTTGTTTTCAGGAATTCAATTGATCAAAGCTTCTTCAATCGAAAGTCGTTATCTTGCAAAAGGATTAAATGAAATTGCAAGGACGATCTTAACAAACTTAAGAGTGGGAAAAAGAGTACACATCCTTGAATTGATTAGCAAATTCTTTGAGCAAATTGGTTTGATTTCAGTTATCGCCTATGGAGTAAATCTTGTTTTAGCTGAACGATTATCACTCGGAAGTTTTTTAGGTTTTTTAATCCTGTATTCCTTACTCATGGAGCCAATTGTAAGATTATGCCATTTGTATGAGGATTTAAACGAATTAAGAGAATCTCGTATGAGACTCACTGAAATTTATTCGCTTCCCGGTGAAATGGTCAGTTTACGGCCGTTTGGTGAACTACCGAGGTTGTCGGGTAGAATTAAATTAGACAATGTAAGTTTTCGATACTCGGAAGGTTCTCCTGAAATTCTGAAAGATATCAATTTGGATATTGAAGCAGGAGAAAAAATAGCGATCGTAGGCCGAAGTGGGTGTGGTAAATCGACCATGATGCGAATTATGATGGGAACACTTTCTCCAACGAAAGGGAAAGTTTTTGTGGATTCGTTTGATTTATCTACACTTGATCCAGAAGAAGTTAGAATCCAATTTGGTGCAGTAGAACAAAATCCCATTTTATTCTCTGGAACTATCACAGAAAATTTATCTAAAAAAAATCCATCACTTCATATGGAATCATTATTAGCTGGTGCCAAGTTGGCCTCTGTTGATCAGTTTGTGGATAGATTTCCGATGAAATATGAAACCAAAATTGGTGAGTCTGGAGTTGGATTATCGGGAGGTCAGAAACAAAGACTTGCGATTGCACGGGCTTTAGTAACGAATCCAAGTATTTTATTTTTAGATGAACCTACTTCTGCATTGGATTCAGAGACAGAAGCGCACATTCAATCACAATGGGAAACTGTCTTTTTGGATCGAACAGTCATTCAAATTTCGCATCGACTACATAGTACAGTGAGTGCAGATAAAATCATTGTCCTAGATGAAGGTCGTATCGTTGAAATGGGTACGCATGCTGAATTGATCCAAACGAAAGGTTACTACTATCATTTGTTTCCTACGTTAACCGAAGAGGAAAGCCATGTTTAA
- a CDS encoding HlyD family efflux transporter periplasmic adaptor subunit encodes MFKKFKNLKETDSNWESRHSASYYDELLKHPAPNWERKGIYLIAVFFFCFVLFLVFGRVDVVVQANGNIRPKGNYHVVEALETGTLTNLYVKSGDFLKKGDPIMELEFSEQQIELSKDANNLDYEEKKLQRLIRNKREAEKISKNLAYNLENNSGSSLSGGVLSKFVSLKKAYMDFQNGVGAKFIYDQSLLEFNEEFGNLKDEIQREENIIASLRGDTKLKKERVANAVIRMPFSGVIGELAVNNVGQNIIRGQTVAALMEEGQPLEAIVEVSSKDIGAVKLGLSAVIKVKAFHQNDFGVVEGIVSQIIPNTKEKDSFSVILVLGTQDLNQDGKKFQLFPGLKVVADIVIDRKNIYQILFRYADPRN; translated from the coding sequence ATGTTTAAAAAATTTAAGAACTTAAAAGAAACAGATTCCAATTGGGAATCTAGGCATTCGGCTTCTTATTATGATGAATTACTGAAACATCCAGCACCTAACTGGGAAAGGAAGGGCATATATCTCATTGCAGTTTTCTTTTTCTGTTTTGTTTTGTTTTTAGTTTTTGGACGAGTCGATGTTGTCGTACAAGCTAACGGTAACATTCGCCCCAAAGGAAATTATCATGTAGTTGAAGCATTAGAAACAGGTACACTTACGAATTTGTATGTTAAATCAGGTGATTTTCTTAAAAAAGGAGATCCCATTATGGAATTAGAATTTTCCGAACAACAAATTGAACTTTCAAAAGATGCGAATAATTTAGATTACGAAGAAAAAAAATTACAGAGATTAATTCGTAATAAACGTGAAGCAGAAAAAATTTCAAAAAATCTTGCTTATAATTTAGAAAACAATTCTGGATCTTCCTTATCTGGAGGTGTATTAAGTAAGTTTGTAAGTTTAAAAAAAGCTTATATGGATTTTCAAAATGGAGTTGGTGCTAAGTTCATTTATGACCAAAGTTTATTAGAGTTTAATGAAGAATTTGGAAACTTAAAAGATGAAATCCAACGGGAAGAAAATATAATCGCAAGTCTTCGCGGAGATACCAAATTAAAAAAGGAAAGAGTAGCCAATGCGGTAATTCGTATGCCATTTTCTGGCGTGATTGGTGAATTAGCTGTTAACAATGTAGGTCAAAACATCATCCGGGGACAAACAGTGGCTGCACTAATGGAAGAAGGCCAGCCATTGGAAGCAATCGTTGAAGTTAGTAGTAAAGACATTGGTGCTGTAAAACTCGGACTGTCTGCAGTGATTAAAGTAAAAGCATTTCACCAAAATGATTTTGGTGTTGTAGAAGGAATTGTTTCTCAAATCATTCCCAATACAAAAGAAAAGGATTCGTTTAGTGTGATTTTAGTTTTGGGAACACAAGACTTAAACCAAGATGGTAAAAAGTTTCAGTTATTCCCAGGACTAAAAGTTGTTGCAGACATTGTCATTGATAGAAAAAATATTTATCAAATTTTATTTCGTTACGCTGATCCAAGGAATTAA
- a CDS encoding ATP-binding cassette domain-containing protein: MKRNFKDISDLVKEDSFLSQLSSSDQKKIILLFEFRSLVAGDKIGGNENDPTPILLLETGRIQIKLKINQNELLIKTLKEESLYGISEFTSDSLGKQLYYIEENSKVLTLSASSFLKFINSDKDRKRIWDEYKENVQLRDELRIHPYFRKLSNSEIQELSKLLIKRKINSGQVLIKEGSKSSSLFFIKSGKFKVTKSTWQKDYFSFVEAGSVLGEMGVLEKKVRNATVTAVEDSFVYELSSKSAEQFFKKSESLLITIRSIMSERKLNLGEKSNEDDFEQTNVYEEDTFHFLPKLKFSPPIRNQISFPFLFQEGKFQSGDVCRKMILKYWGYSFAEYDSDPMFPDFDPDILPYHWKQCFGEEKGNCYFVNWREHESEINSIPTISYLENSKYVIVKHIGEKSVTILDPEMGELVLNRKEWEKKSSDIVIYFVPKVIPSSSWEWKNRFFSGISEYFLPAIQYLKAGILASFILKGLEVFIPLVNLYLIDAVLLQESRDFFLPVIVSVVVLSLTQSFLGYFRSNVIFFTSNRVNQTIAIRFLVKLISLPISFFERNRKGEILNRWEEIESVILFFSDQGAMKIFDLIFSSLVFVIFLFLSPVLLAIIMLFIIPEILVLRFLSPKIIEETKKESLKRAETLSYFIESINGFETIKNLGATYSHRWDFEKRLTAQLNSEGKKLFYSNLLSANTEFFKQITIVIVLLVGSLLILHDQMTLGTLYAIVGLITYIRTPLISLYEDFLKFQKANVAWNRLRSFESLDSEISDKDNLFKVDLPEVKGNIEFKNLFFAYDSQKPESGIRNLSLKIQPGKKVAFVGRSGSGKSTIIKLLLGLYNPTQGEILIDEIPLNEIWLPSLRTKIGVCFQENPFISGTVRENISITKPEATLSEVVEAAKLACIHDDIVKLPLGYDTEFSDRGFLFSGGQKQRISLARLFLQRPNLILLDEPTSSLDKETESRILSHINSVFANSTIITVAHRLDTIRNYDQIFVLERGKLDSKGNHKELLSKGGIYQLLHSKQEAIR, translated from the coding sequence TTGAAACGAAATTTCAAAGATATTTCAGATTTAGTAAAAGAAGATAGTTTTTTATCTCAACTTTCTTCTTCCGATCAGAAGAAAATAATTTTACTTTTTGAATTTAGATCATTAGTTGCTGGTGACAAAATCGGAGGAAATGAAAACGATCCAACTCCCATTTTATTGTTAGAAACGGGAAGAATTCAAATCAAATTAAAAATCAATCAGAATGAGTTATTGATTAAAACATTAAAGGAAGAATCCCTTTATGGGATTTCTGAATTCACCTCAGATTCCCTTGGAAAACAATTATACTACATTGAAGAAAATTCCAAAGTTTTAACACTTTCAGCTTCATCCTTTTTGAAGTTTATCAATTCTGATAAAGATCGAAAACGAATTTGGGATGAATATAAAGAGAATGTACAATTAAGAGATGAGCTTAGAATTCATCCTTATTTTCGAAAATTATCTAATTCTGAAATCCAAGAACTTTCTAAATTATTAATCAAAAGAAAAATAAATTCTGGCCAGGTTTTGATCAAAGAAGGTTCAAAAAGTTCATCGTTATTTTTTATCAAGTCAGGGAAATTTAAAGTTACAAAATCAACTTGGCAAAAGGATTATTTTTCATTTGTTGAAGCGGGATCTGTCCTCGGTGAAATGGGTGTTCTTGAAAAAAAAGTAAGGAATGCTACAGTAACTGCAGTGGAAGATAGTTTCGTTTATGAATTATCTTCTAAAAGTGCCGAACAATTCTTCAAAAAATCCGAAAGTTTGCTAATCACAATTCGCTCGATCATGAGTGAAAGGAAACTTAATTTAGGTGAAAAATCTAATGAAGATGATTTTGAACAAACGAATGTTTATGAAGAAGATACCTTTCATTTTTTACCTAAATTAAAATTTTCTCCACCAATTCGGAATCAGATTTCTTTTCCATTTTTATTCCAAGAAGGAAAATTTCAATCAGGTGATGTATGTCGCAAGATGATTCTAAAGTATTGGGGTTATTCATTTGCTGAATATGACTCTGACCCAATGTTTCCAGATTTTGATCCAGATATTTTGCCTTACCATTGGAAACAATGTTTTGGTGAAGAAAAGGGTAATTGTTATTTTGTTAACTGGAGGGAACATGAATCGGAAATTAATTCAATTCCAACAATTTCCTATTTAGAAAATTCAAAGTATGTCATTGTAAAACATATTGGAGAAAAGAGTGTTACAATTCTTGATCCAGAGATGGGCGAACTTGTTCTTAATCGAAAGGAATGGGAGAAAAAATCATCGGACATTGTGATTTATTTTGTTCCCAAAGTCATTCCAAGTTCATCATGGGAATGGAAAAATCGTTTTTTTAGCGGAATCAGTGAGTACTTTTTACCAGCGATTCAATATTTAAAAGCAGGTATACTTGCTAGTTTTATTTTGAAGGGACTTGAGGTTTTTATTCCTTTAGTCAACTTATACTTGATCGATGCTGTCTTATTACAGGAGAGTCGGGATTTTTTCTTACCAGTTATTGTGTCAGTAGTTGTATTAAGTTTGACACAGTCTTTTTTAGGGTATTTTCGATCGAACGTAATATTTTTTACAAGTAATCGAGTGAATCAAACAATCGCTATACGATTCTTGGTTAAATTAATTTCACTTCCGATTTCATTTTTTGAAAGAAATAGAAAGGGTGAAATTCTGAATCGTTGGGAAGAAATTGAATCGGTTATTTTATTTTTTTCAGACCAAGGTGCTATGAAAATCTTTGATCTGATTTTTAGTTCATTGGTTTTCGTTATATTCCTTTTTTTATCTCCAGTGTTATTAGCCATCATCATGTTATTTATCATACCAGAAATTTTGGTCTTACGTTTTTTATCACCCAAAATCATTGAAGAAACAAAAAAGGAATCATTAAAAAGAGCAGAAACTTTAAGTTATTTTATCGAATCAATCAATGGATTTGAAACGATAAAAAATTTAGGAGCAACATATTCACACAGATGGGATTTTGAGAAAAGACTAACAGCTCAATTAAATTCCGAAGGTAAAAAACTATTTTACTCCAATTTACTTTCAGCGAATACAGAGTTTTTTAAGCAGATAACGATAGTTATCGTTTTATTGGTTGGAAGTTTGTTGATTTTACATGACCAAATGACCTTGGGAACTTTATATGCCATTGTTGGATTGATCACATATATCCGAACGCCATTGATATCATTATATGAAGATTTTTTGAAGTTTCAAAAAGCAAATGTAGCTTGGAATCGTCTCAGAAGTTTTGAATCCTTGGATAGTGAAATCTCTGATAAGGACAACTTATTCAAAGTTGATTTACCTGAGGTAAAAGGTAATATTGAATTCAAAAATCTTTTTTTCGCTTATGACAGCCAAAAACCAGAATCAGGAATTCGTAATTTATCACTCAAAATTCAACCTGGAAAAAAAGTAGCCTTTGTTGGTCGTAGTGGTAGTGGCAAATCAACAATTATAAAATTATTGTTAGGATTATATAATCCAACCCAAGGTGAGATTTTAATAGATGAAATTCCATTAAATGAAATTTGGTTACCAAGCTTACGAACCAAAATTGGTGTATGTTTCCAAGAAAATCCATTCATTTCAGGAACGGTTCGAGAGAATATATCCATCACAAAACCAGAGGCAACACTTAGCGAAGTGGTTGAAGCCGCAAAACTTGCCTGCATCCATGATGATATTGTAAAATTACCTTTGGGATATGATACTGAATTTTCTGACCGAGGTTTTTTATTCTCAGGTGGCCAAAAACAAAGAATATCTTTAGCAAGATTATTTTTACAAAGGCCTAATTTGATTTTATTAGATGAACCAACATCTTCTCTTGATAAAGAGACGGAATCACGTATTTTGTCACATATCAATTCTGTTTTTGCAAATTCTACGATCATTACGGTTGCTCATCGGTTGGATACCATCAGAAATTATGACCAAATTTTTGTTTTAGAACGTGGAAAATTGGATTCGAAAGGGAATCACAAAGAGTTACTTTCCAAAGGTGGAATTTACCAATTACTTCATTCCAAACAAGAAGCGATCCGATAA